One segment of Nothobranchius furzeri strain GRZ-AD chromosome 13, NfurGRZ-RIMD1, whole genome shotgun sequence DNA contains the following:
- the LOC139062412 gene encoding uncharacterized protein yields MSRSLIFVFYFQVKDSKTRVSEKAQLFQDSSPSRLDVGPQVMVKDSKTRVSEKAQLFQDSSPSRLDVGPQVMLSIVDYSDSDDGDSDDGNMDAKNDTSDTLHNSDIGMQSKTYAVGQTGDDVPKLRRTRSIQMKKKVPSFSDALYDSSDDSMEVPSASNEMESHWLRGSSFSSFVGLDEASEGSEEEYVPDTSGESTDSEASLKISQEKKISPWKKRMSTTKKRSKFGCRVQHKYSHGTSLEECDSSSTTSEYEKLDLKDRSGYLAPVSESCYRSTAQNRSMCCSQGESGQSRSSESHDARATTSKDEGTSLEEELVFVSPVTKKEDGSRKYNKKHHCVYCGGLVQKMSRHLLRKHKDKVEVAKASSLPKNSKQRRLQFDYIRNKGNFEHNSEVLQKKQGKLIPWKQPNAQMDGQIFKHCVYCFGLFNRKQMWRHFQSCKFKPQDELSKGGKTKVQALCAFAEAVPLGFSDAYWRFLSNLIQDKITLAIKQDHCILDYGYRLFKKNEKLVNQHQYIRQKLRELGRLLLEAKAVSPVNSVKDLIKPEKYSQVISATKRLAGFNDENGKYQKPSLARKVGHNIHSLAMFVKTEGLKMKDKQTVQDAEEFIQLYQESWRYDIASQALTQIEQKKWNSPLLLPFTHDVQILHSHLTDKQQKHLNALKEKPSHSTWKDLAKVTLTQVILFNRRRAGK; encoded by the exons gtgaaggactcgaagactcgagtttctgaaaaagctcagttgttccaagactcgtctcctagcagactggacgttggcccacaggtaatg CTTTCCATTGTGGACTACTCGGACAGTGATGATGGGGACAGTGATGATGGAAACATGGATGCAAAGAATGACACTTCTGACACGCTACATAACAGTGACATTGGAATGCAAAGCAAAACG TATGCAGTTGGCCAAACTGGAGATGATGTTCCAAAGCTTAGACGAACCAGAAGCATTCAG ATGAAGAAGAAAGTACCAAGTTTTTCTGATGCGCTATATGATTCAAGTGATGacagtatggaagtcccttcagcATCAAATGAAATGGAGTCACACTGGCTAAGAGGATCTTCCTTTTCT AGTTTTGTTGGATTAGACGAGGCCAGTGAAGGGAGCGAAGAAGAATATGTACCAGACACCAGTGGAGAAAGCACAGACAGCGAGGCCAGCCTAAAaatatctcaggaaaaaaagaTTTCTCCCTGGAAAAAAAGAATGTCAACTACTAAAAAGAGGAGCAAGTTTGGCTGTCGGGTCCAACATAAGTACAGTCATGGTACAAGTTTGGAAGAGTGTGATTCCAGCTCCACTACAAGTGAATATGAAAAGTTAGACCTAAAGGATAGATCTGGTTATCTCGCTCCTGTTTCAGAGAGTTGTTATAGAAGTACTGCTCAAAACAGAAGCATGTGTTGCAGTCAGGGAGAGTCTGGTCAGAGTAGAAGCTCTGAAAGCCATGATGCCAGAGCCACTACAAGTAAGGATGAAGGAACATCTCTGGAAGAAGAACTTGTTTTTGTTTCTCCTGTTACAAAGAAAGAAGATGGTTCCAGGAAGTACAACAAGAAACACCATTGTGTATATTGTGGTGGTCTTGTTCAAAAAATGTCGAGGCATCTACTACGTAAACACAAAGATAAAGTGGAGGTAGCAAAAGCCAGTAGTTTGCCAAAGAACTCCAAACAACGACGACTTCAGTTTGATTATATACGGAATAAAGGTAATTTTGAGCATAACTCGGAAGTCTTGCAAAAAAAGCAGGGCAAACTCATTCCATGGAAGCAACCAAATGCCCAAATGGACGGACAAATATTTAAACACTGTGTGTATTGTTTTGGATTATTCAACAGAAAGCAAATGTGGCGGCACTTCCAGTCATGCAAATTTAAGCCTCAAGATGAGCTTTCTAAGGGGGGTAAGACAAAAGTACAAGCATTGTGTGCATTTGCGGAGGCAGTTCCACTGGGGTTCAGTGATGCATACTGGAGGTTCTTGAGCAATCTTATTCAAGACAAGATAACACTTGCGATCAAGCAGGATCATTGCATACTGGATTATGGATACAGATTGTTCAAGAAGAATGAGAAGTTGGTCAACCAGCACCAGTACATCCGCCAAAAGCTGAGAGAACTTGGCCGACTACTACTCGAAGCCAAAGCTGTTTCTCCTGTGAACAGTGTTAAAGATCTGATCAAGCCTGAAAAGTACAGTCAGGTAATCTCTGCTACAAAACGCCTTGCTGGATTTAATGATGAAAATGGCAAGTACCAGAAACCATCCCTGGCTAGAAAAGTTGGTCACAACATTCATTCTTTagccatgtttgttaagactgaaGGACTAAAGATGAAGGACAAACAAACTGTCCAAGATGCAGAAGAATTTATTCAACTGTATCAAGAAAGCTGGAGGTATGACATTGCTAGTCAAGCTTTGACTCAAATTGAACAGAAGAAGTGGAATTCTCCTCTCCTTCTCCCATTTACACATGATGTCCAGATCCTTCACAGCCATCTGACagacaaacaacaaaaacatctaaATGCATTGAAAGAAAAGCCTTCACACTCAACCTGGAAAGATCTTGCTAAAGTGACTCTCACACAAGTCATTCTTTTCAATCGCCGGCGAGCTG gtaaatga